From a region of the Thalassospira sp. TSL5-1 genome:
- a CDS encoding FIST N-terminal domain-containing protein, which produces MRVGTMFNFLQKRSQKTADTSLTNKSEPVYDEDKTKQKTIIKTEYIRVLNTNSHLSGLSEDSFRFNGQNAHLVLVLVSPYLDFPGIINKISRLCAGATVIATTTAGELCNTNNTAQEKLYCAAKDGWDNVVMQVFGPDIFDQISIHSINLANTDIRSGKPSKSHDQRVKEIEQNLQQVRVPFDIDARDTFALTFIDGLSASENYFMEAVYKCNRFPCIFIGGSAGGKLDFQKTLLFDGKQVLENHAVILFAKTTKQVNYGILKSQNFKATGKSLVIIEASTELRQAKSAVNVDTLEVIPIIDALCDMMKCRRDNLEHSLQGYTFAVRLNGEYFVRSVAEIDFAANVVNFYCDVSPGDELHLLKATDFARQTRDDMADFLKDKPKPIAAILNDCILRRLGNQNALSALDGAWNIPVAGFSTFGELLGINVNQTLTAIVFFKAEENREFRDSYVHDFPLRYAGFSRYFTETRLKRQGLINDMRQLLIGRLTEFIEKSSDQSSQLDQIVSQTGELRESVESMQQDMHARIQSVAQADQHGLLEQEFTKVANVVQRLNDIVGIIDGITSQTNLLSLNATIEAARAGEAGKAFAIVANEVRSLASDTKSALEKTRDSLTEVEQSMTVLGQHIAASEERLSRASSDYDQIFGQLEALFTSFSEINRVVGDIGEMSHDQKSVMDQVEADLLRLRRIDT; this is translated from the coding sequence ATGAGGGTGGGGACAATGTTCAATTTTCTGCAAAAACGTTCTCAAAAAACTGCAGATACATCACTAACAAACAAGAGCGAACCAGTATATGACGAAGACAAAACCAAGCAAAAAACAATAATAAAGACTGAATATATTCGTGTTTTAAACACCAATTCGCATTTGTCCGGGCTTTCCGAAGACAGCTTCCGTTTCAATGGACAAAATGCCCATCTTGTTCTGGTTCTTGTATCTCCATATCTCGATTTTCCTGGCATTATCAACAAAATCAGTCGTTTATGTGCCGGAGCCACCGTTATCGCAACAACAACGGCAGGGGAACTTTGCAACACAAACAACACGGCACAGGAAAAGTTGTATTGCGCGGCCAAAGACGGATGGGACAATGTCGTGATGCAGGTGTTCGGGCCGGACATATTTGATCAAATCTCGATCCACAGCATCAATCTGGCGAATACCGATATCAGGTCCGGCAAACCATCAAAGTCACATGATCAGCGCGTAAAAGAAATTGAACAGAACCTTCAGCAGGTGCGCGTTCCTTTTGACATTGATGCCCGCGATACCTTTGCACTTACCTTCATTGACGGGTTGTCTGCTTCCGAAAACTATTTCATGGAAGCCGTTTATAAATGTAACCGGTTCCCGTGCATCTTTATCGGCGGTTCGGCAGGCGGAAAGCTGGATTTCCAAAAAACGCTGCTTTTCGATGGCAAGCAAGTATTGGAAAACCACGCCGTTATCCTTTTTGCCAAAACCACCAAACAGGTGAATTATGGCATCCTGAAATCACAAAATTTCAAGGCCACGGGAAAATCACTTGTTATCATTGAAGCAAGTACAGAGTTGCGCCAGGCAAAATCCGCCGTCAATGTTGATACGCTTGAGGTCATTCCGATTATTGATGCCCTGTGCGACATGATGAAATGTCGGCGGGACAATTTGGAACACAGTCTTCAGGGTTATACATTTGCGGTGCGCCTCAATGGCGAATATTTTGTGCGCTCCGTCGCCGAAATTGATTTTGCGGCCAATGTCGTAAACTTCTATTGTGATGTAAGTCCCGGTGACGAGCTTCATTTGCTTAAAGCAACAGATTTTGCCCGGCAAACCCGTGATGACATGGCGGATTTCCTCAAAGACAAGCCCAAACCCATCGCGGCCATCCTGAATGACTGCATTTTACGACGCCTTGGCAATCAGAATGCCCTATCCGCGCTTGATGGCGCCTGGAACATTCCCGTTGCCGGTTTTTCAACATTCGGCGAACTGCTGGGCATCAATGTCAACCAGACACTAACCGCCATCGTTTTTTTCAAAGCCGAGGAAAACCGCGAATTCCGCGACAGTTATGTTCATGACTTTCCGCTAAGATATGCCGGATTTTCCCGCTATTTTACGGAAACACGTCTGAAACGCCAGGGGTTGATCAATGATATGCGGCAGCTCCTGATTGGACGTCTGACCGAATTTATTGAAAAATCCTCTGACCAAAGCAGCCAGTTAGACCAAATCGTCAGTCAAACAGGCGAGCTGCGCGAAAGTGTTGAAAGCATGCAGCAGGACATGCACGCCCGTATTCAATCCGTCGCACAAGCGGATCAACATGGCCTGCTTGAACAGGAATTCACCAAGGTTGCAAATGTCGTTCAGCGTCTCAATGACATTGTCGGCATCATTGATGGCATTACCAGCCAAACCAACCTGCTCTCACTCAATGCCACCATCGAGGCCGCCCGCGCCGGTGAGGCAGGCAAGGCATTTGCAATTGTCGCCAATGAAGTACGATCACTCGCCTCGGATACAAAATCGGCACTTGAAAAAACCCGTGATTCGCTGACGGAAGTCGAACAATCGATGACGGTCCTCGGCCAGCATATTGCCGCCTCCGAAGAACGCCTTTCACGGGCCTCAAGCGATTACGACCAGATTTTTGGCCAGCTAGAGGCTCTATTTACCTCCTTCTCCGAGATCAACCGGGTGGTTGGTGACATTGGTGAAATGTCGCATGATCAAAAATCGGTTATGGATCAGGTGGAAGCCGATTTGCTACGCCTGCGCCGCATT